In Rhodohalobacter barkolensis, the following proteins share a genomic window:
- a CDS encoding efflux RND transporter permease subunit has protein sequence MGITDTSIKRPIATTMVYLIVLVLGVVGFRYLPVDLLPPIEYPRLSVQTSYPNVGSEEIETIITDQIENALSGVANVEEMTSRSQEGSSWVSLNFSQNTNLDEAANDVRAALDDVRRSLPDEADNPRVRKFDPNDSPIVIVGAQSTRSLDELTLILEEEIASRLEQIPGVGSIDVWGGIRREIRVDLKRDRLAASNLTAIDVQNAIVAENNTLPGGNVRDGLTELYVRTLGEYTDVNQISETIITRVDGQPVRVRDVATVEDAFEDVGRVVRINDEPMIRMGIRKQTGANTVAVSEGIQREIERINSERNDINLLMVIDQSEFIQDSIDNVQEAAIWGALLAIVVLYLFLRNGSTTFIIATAIPVSIVATFGLLYFGGLTLNQMSFGGLALGVGLIVDNAIVVLENIVRLRSKGKSLAESSLIGTKEVGGAIIASTITTSVIFLPVVFMQTITGTLFQELALVVVFALACSLLVALTLVPMLASKFMTIKPDSELTDKDKGWFQKWFERFENRYSRFLESAIKRRYTVFAISAVLVGISFYGLSYVDTELAPETEADEISINFYLGDGMNIAVANEYLDELVAKVKEIAPMDEVEYMSTEVRNGRAEVELKLVDASERSINSYDLADDIRDQIEGTIPGGSFRVQAQTGLWILRRIFGNGGDEALQLQLRGYDMDIADELAEQIRYRMEEIPEVRDVRSDREDRRPEQNIVFDRERISALGLTGREVAQSIQANIGGVRAGVYREGGDEFDITVRLQESDRMSTLDLNNISVRTADGETVPVSTVIDQNAAEGPETINRINGQRVTYITANLEAGVPLGEAVEKVQASLSGMELPTGFSIVYGGEYEEQQKAQADFVISILMALVLIYMVMAAQFERFLDPLIVMFSVPVAVIGVVPTLLLTGTTLNMQSIMGVIMLIGIVVNNAIVLVDYINLMRRDKEMNVLKAVIESGRLRLRPILMTTLTTVLGLLPLSFGFGAGGEIQAALARVVIGGLTASTLITLVLIPVVYISANELKEYVVEKKAAFQESGKTVPATQTS, from the coding sequence ATGGGCATTACAGATACATCAATTAAACGGCCAATTGCAACAACGATGGTCTACCTTATTGTGCTCGTTTTGGGTGTGGTCGGGTTTCGTTACTTACCGGTGGATCTTCTCCCGCCGATTGAATATCCCCGGCTTTCGGTTCAAACAAGCTATCCAAATGTTGGATCGGAAGAGATTGAGACCATAATAACCGATCAGATCGAAAACGCCCTATCCGGCGTGGCCAATGTTGAAGAGATGACGTCCCGTTCCCAGGAGGGGTCAAGCTGGGTTAGTCTGAATTTTTCACAAAATACCAATCTAGATGAGGCTGCAAATGATGTACGGGCCGCTCTTGATGATGTTCGCCGTTCGTTGCCCGATGAAGCCGATAACCCCAGGGTTCGAAAGTTTGATCCCAATGACTCCCCTATTGTTATTGTGGGGGCACAGTCGACCCGGTCTCTCGATGAGTTGACCTTGATTTTAGAAGAAGAAATTGCCAGCCGGTTGGAGCAAATTCCCGGTGTTGGCTCTATTGACGTATGGGGAGGAATCCGGCGCGAAATTCGCGTTGACCTGAAACGGGATCGCCTTGCGGCCAGTAACTTGACGGCGATTGACGTTCAAAATGCCATTGTTGCCGAAAATAATACATTACCCGGCGGTAATGTTAGAGATGGCCTTACAGAGCTCTATGTGAGAACACTTGGTGAGTATACGGATGTCAATCAGATATCAGAGACGATTATTACCCGGGTAGACGGGCAGCCAGTTCGGGTCCGGGATGTGGCAACGGTTGAGGATGCCTTTGAAGATGTTGGGCGCGTAGTTCGAATTAACGATGAACCTATGATTCGGATGGGAATCCGTAAGCAGACCGGGGCAAACACCGTGGCTGTATCAGAAGGAATTCAGCGGGAAATTGAACGGATTAACTCCGAGCGCAATGACATCAATCTTCTGATGGTGATAGATCAAAGTGAGTTTATTCAGGACTCGATAGATAACGTGCAGGAAGCCGCCATTTGGGGAGCTCTCCTTGCGATCGTTGTTCTGTACCTGTTTCTCAGAAATGGGTCTACAACCTTTATAATTGCTACGGCTATTCCGGTTTCTATTGTGGCAACGTTCGGCCTGCTCTACTTTGGCGGATTAACACTGAATCAAATGAGTTTTGGGGGGCTCGCGCTAGGTGTCGGCTTGATTGTTGACAACGCCATTGTGGTTCTCGAGAATATTGTGAGGCTCAGGAGTAAGGGGAAATCCCTGGCAGAGAGTTCACTTATTGGGACGAAAGAAGTAGGTGGCGCCATCATCGCATCAACCATCACAACATCAGTGATTTTCCTGCCTGTGGTGTTCATGCAGACCATCACCGGAACTCTGTTTCAGGAACTTGCTCTTGTCGTTGTGTTTGCGCTTGCCTGTTCCCTGCTGGTTGCTTTGACGTTAGTACCCATGCTGGCCAGCAAGTTTATGACCATAAAACCGGATTCTGAATTGACAGATAAAGATAAGGGATGGTTTCAGAAATGGTTTGAGCGTTTTGAAAATCGATATTCTCGGTTTTTGGAGAGTGCTATAAAACGAAGATATACCGTATTCGCTATTTCTGCGGTATTGGTAGGAATCTCTTTTTATGGTCTTAGTTATGTGGATACTGAACTTGCCCCGGAAACTGAGGCAGATGAGATCAGTATTAACTTTTACCTTGGGGACGGCATGAACATAGCGGTTGCCAATGAATACCTCGATGAGCTGGTTGCAAAAGTAAAAGAGATCGCCCCGATGGATGAGGTAGAGTACATGTCGACCGAAGTACGAAATGGACGGGCTGAAGTGGAATTGAAGCTGGTGGATGCATCCGAGCGATCCATTAACTCTTACGATCTGGCAGATGATATCCGGGATCAGATTGAAGGCACTATTCCGGGTGGTAGTTTCAGAGTTCAGGCCCAAACCGGGTTGTGGATTTTAAGGCGAATTTTTGGAAATGGCGGGGATGAAGCCCTTCAGCTGCAGTTGAGAGGGTACGATATGGATATTGCCGATGAACTTGCCGAACAGATTCGATATCGAATGGAAGAAATTCCGGAAGTGCGGGATGTTCGTTCAGACAGGGAAGATCGACGTCCTGAACAAAATATTGTTTTTGACAGAGAACGCATTTCTGCTCTTGGCCTGACCGGTCGCGAAGTTGCCCAGTCTATTCAGGCAAATATTGGCGGGGTTCGGGCCGGTGTATACCGCGAAGGCGGTGATGAATTTGATATTACAGTTCGTCTTCAGGAGTCGGACCGGATGAGTACCCTGGATTTGAATAATATTTCAGTGCGAACCGCTGATGGTGAAACAGTTCCTGTGTCTACGGTAATCGACCAAAATGCTGCGGAGGGGCCGGAGACCATTAACCGTATAAATGGCCAGCGAGTAACCTATATTACGGCCAACCTTGAAGCGGGAGTTCCGCTCGGCGAAGCGGTTGAGAAAGTACAGGCATCATTGTCTGGTATGGAACTGCCGACGGGGTTCTCTATTGTGTATGGCGGAGAGTATGAGGAGCAGCAAAAAGCCCAGGCAGATTTTGTGATTTCCATTTTGATGGCACTGGTGCTTATTTACATGGTAATGGCGGCCCAGTTTGAACGATTCCTCGACCCACTGATTGTGATGTTTTCAGTTCCCGTGGCGGTGATTGGAGTGGTTCCGACTCTGCTGCTCACCGGAACAACCCTCAATATGCAGAGTATCATGGGGGTCATAATGTTGATTGGAATTGTTGTAAACAACGCTATTGTACTCGTTGATTACATCAACCTGATGCGTCGCGACAAAGAGATGAACGTGCTAAAAGCCGTGATTGAATCAGGGCGACTGAGACTGCGGCCCATTCTGATGACAACCTTAACCACAGTTCTGGGACTGCTTCCGCTCTCATTTGGTTTTGGAGCCGGGGGAGAAATTCAAGCCGCTTTAGCACGCGTTGTAATTGGCGGGCTTACAGCATCAACACTGATTACCCTGGTGTTGATACCGGTTGTTTACATTTCGGCTAATGAACTCAAAGAATATGTTGTTGAGAAAAAAGCAGCGTTTCAGGAGTCGGGTAAAACTGTACCGGCAACTCAAACGAGTTAA
- a CDS encoding efflux RND transporter periplasmic adaptor subunit, translated as MNKTKYITLLLLSGLILTNCGGEEEGGFQGQNRTVPAVEAVQAQFGSLPLEERLSGTVRAGNQVEIFSRISAPVEEVYVESGESVERGEVLVQLRDNEYRERLRQAEANLRITKAQLRQAEAALGEVEADLNRQRILAERDLVTDMEMEQLAAEVESAEASVELSNAQVEQAESTVQEQKDALEQTTIRAPISGTVGDRAAETGMQATPNNRLFVIGDLSRSKITINVTERMLQYIESGQSVRIYSENFPDTVLTGEVSRISPFLGEGSFSTQAEIDVQNPDRLLLPGMFVTVDVLYGESEQATLIPLSAIYNNPQTGETGVYVAPGFGIETEILEEIEDNGSVGQLSNPTEVEFVPIEVIAKGREAAGVAGIQSGDWVVTVGQNLLVRDQGDDARVRATSWEKIMNMQKMQPQDLLQEILNNGVADQSTAN; from the coding sequence ATGAATAAAACGAAGTACATTACATTACTACTACTTAGCGGACTGATTTTAACGAACTGCGGGGGTGAAGAAGAAGGGGGATTTCAGGGACAAAATAGAACGGTACCTGCAGTTGAAGCCGTGCAGGCTCAATTTGGATCGCTTCCACTTGAAGAGAGATTGAGCGGAACCGTGCGAGCCGGAAATCAGGTCGAAATTTTTTCCCGAATTTCTGCACCCGTTGAAGAGGTATATGTAGAATCGGGTGAGAGTGTTGAGCGTGGAGAAGTTCTGGTTCAATTGAGGGATAATGAGTATAGAGAGAGATTGCGACAAGCCGAAGCAAATCTTAGAATTACAAAGGCCCAGCTGCGCCAGGCAGAAGCAGCCCTTGGTGAAGTGGAAGCTGATCTAAACAGACAGCGTATTCTGGCCGAAAGAGACTTGGTTACCGATATGGAAATGGAGCAGCTGGCGGCCGAAGTTGAGTCAGCTGAGGCGAGTGTAGAGTTATCAAATGCACAGGTAGAACAGGCCGAATCTACCGTACAGGAGCAGAAAGACGCCTTGGAGCAAACTACGATCAGGGCTCCCATCAGCGGAACAGTTGGTGATAGAGCTGCAGAAACAGGAATGCAGGCAACACCGAATAATCGCCTGTTTGTGATTGGTGATCTGTCCAGATCAAAAATTACGATCAATGTTACAGAACGCATGTTGCAGTATATCGAGAGCGGGCAGTCTGTCCGAATCTACTCAGAAAATTTTCCGGATACAGTGCTAACCGGTGAGGTGTCCAGAATTTCCCCGTTTTTAGGTGAGGGAAGCTTTAGTACACAAGCTGAAATTGATGTTCAAAACCCAGACCGGTTACTGTTGCCGGGAATGTTTGTCACAGTAGATGTCCTTTATGGGGAGAGTGAGCAGGCTACCCTTATTCCGCTAAGTGCTATTTATAACAATCCTCAAACCGGAGAAACCGGAGTTTATGTTGCACCCGGGTTTGGGATAGAGACGGAAATTCTTGAAGAGATTGAAGACAACGGAAGTGTTGGACAGCTGAGTAATCCTACTGAAGTAGAGTTCGTCCCTATAGAAGTTATAGCAAAAGGGCGTGAAGCGGCCGGTGTTGCAGGAATACAGAGTGGCGACTGGGTGGTTACGGTCGGACAAAATCTTTTGGTTCGGGATCAGGGAGATGATGCCCGGGTTCGTGCAACAAGCTGGGAAAAGATTATGAATATGCAAAAAATGCAGCCGCAGGATCTGCTTCAGGAGATTTTGAATAACGGCGTGGCCGACCAATCGACAGCAAACTAA
- a CDS encoding metal-dependent hydrolase has product MESITQATLGAAVGEAILGKKAGYRAAAWGVALGTLPDLDIIVNPFVDNVIELQTHRGFTHSIVFCFLAAPVAGVLIDKIHKTLGIGWKRWSVMAFFTFLTHIFIDLPTTYGTQIWMPFTNTPYTLDSLFIIDPLFTLPLLSGLLISLFMRRDSNVRRYTNLAGLSLATLYMFWGYGIKSHVHSVFESSFKNQYGSYEKIKTTPNGPSTFIWTGYIEKNDTLYNSVYSIFDDDKLLQFTAIPKNSELIEPYLNDRALETLLWFSRGYYTAEIEDGQLIFYDLRFGRDDFWVTDEGQYIWKNVVIIDDQGTAHTFEQSIPAFNTRTENLNRYWSRLWGDQN; this is encoded by the coding sequence ATGGAATCGATTACACAGGCAACACTGGGTGCTGCCGTTGGTGAGGCAATTTTAGGAAAAAAAGCGGGTTATCGTGCGGCGGCATGGGGTGTTGCGTTGGGCACACTACCGGACCTCGATATTATTGTGAATCCATTTGTAGACAACGTTATTGAGCTTCAGACTCATCGCGGTTTTACTCACTCCATCGTTTTCTGCTTCCTTGCGGCTCCTGTAGCCGGTGTGCTGATCGACAAAATTCATAAAACTCTCGGCATTGGATGGAAAAGGTGGAGCGTGATGGCATTCTTCACTTTCCTTACACACATTTTTATTGATCTGCCAACAACCTACGGTACCCAGATCTGGATGCCGTTTACAAACACCCCTTATACCCTCGACTCGTTATTCATCATCGATCCGCTTTTTACCCTGCCACTTTTATCCGGGCTGTTAATCTCTCTTTTTATGCGAAGGGATTCAAACGTAAGACGATATACAAACCTGGCCGGACTATCCCTTGCAACACTCTACATGTTTTGGGGATATGGTATTAAAAGTCACGTTCACTCTGTATTTGAATCCTCATTTAAAAACCAATATGGCTCTTACGAGAAGATCAAAACCACTCCAAATGGTCCCTCCACATTCATTTGGACCGGATACATCGAAAAGAATGACACCCTCTATAATTCTGTCTACTCCATATTTGATGACGATAAGCTGTTGCAGTTTACGGCCATACCTAAAAACAGTGAGCTGATTGAACCCTACTTGAACGACCGCGCTCTTGAAACACTTTTATGGTTTTCGAGAGGTTATTACACTGCTGAAATAGAAGATGGGCAGCTCATTTTTTACGATTTGCGATTTGGCCGTGATGATTTCTGGGTCACAGATGAGGGGCAGTACATTTGGAAAAATGTTGTGATAATTGATGATCAGGGAACTGCACATACATTTGAACAATCCATTCCTGCTTTTAATACAAGAACAGAGAACCTTAACCGTTATTGGAGTCGATTATGGGGCGATCAAAACTAA
- a CDS encoding thioredoxin family protein — MNRKVLIASLITIFIAIFAFYSFREIQPKEIDNEPDWMNLTEALTVAPESDRLILIDIYEVGCQFCRKMTREVYPSNTIRAVLDRSYYPVKLNGNSNSNRIVYQGEEMTEKEFAGKMGVTAFPFTVIMDSEGNVIDRRRGYLDIRGLAQMLRSAESEMGLQAANLN; from the coding sequence ATGAATCGTAAGGTTCTTATAGCTTCACTCATTACCATTTTTATCGCGATCTTTGCTTTTTACTCATTCCGTGAAATTCAGCCAAAGGAAATTGATAATGAACCCGACTGGATGAATTTGACTGAAGCCCTGACAGTAGCCCCTGAAAGTGACAGACTGATCCTGATTGATATCTATGAAGTGGGTTGTCAGTTCTGCCGAAAAATGACCCGTGAAGTCTACCCGTCCAATACCATAAGGGCTGTACTTGATCGCAGCTATTATCCCGTAAAACTGAATGGAAACTCCAACTCGAACCGCATTGTGTATCAGGGTGAAGAGATGACGGAAAAAGAGTTTGCCGGGAAGATGGGAGTAACCGCTTTTCCATTTACGGTAATCATGGATTCGGAAGGTAACGTGATCGATCGCCGCCGTGGCTATCTGGATATCCGTGGCCTGGCTCAAATGCTGCGAAGCGCTGAATCTGAAATGGGACTGCAGGCAGCCAATCTGAATTGA